A window of Candidatus Woesearchaeota archaeon genomic DNA:
TCATGATATTTCATGCCTGAAGCATGAAAAACTTTAATAACTTGCTTGTGTAAACTAACTTCATACTGACCGGAAATTTCTGTCTGAACCATAGTAATTTCTTGTCAGTATACATATTTATACCTTTTTGAACAACGCCCTTCATGGGGGCTTGTTCAAAATCATTTGCCTACCCGCCATTGAAGTTTTTTTGTGTTAGATGCATTTCTTCTTCATCAACGAAATAAGGGCATCTGATGGTACTGCTTTTGTAAGCGTAGCAAGAATAATACTTCACAATATGCATTTACCCTCCATTTTAAATAGGGCTCTTCACAGAGGTGTCTTGGATAGAACTTTTATGACCAATACATTCAAAGAACGCCCAATAGAGCAACTAGTTAGCAGGCGTTATGATTAAGCATCTCCAACTGAAAGCTTTATAAATGAGTCGTAGTTACTGCTCTTCATCATGGAAATTAAAATTCTTGAAGAAACAGCCAAACGAATGGTTTTTCAGCTTGTAGGAAGCGATCACACGTTCTGTAATACATTAAAAAAGGCTCTTTTAGAAGTGTCTGGTGTTAGCATTGCAACTTATGCAATCGAGCATCCCCAAATTGGTATCCCCAAATTTGTTGTTGAAACAACAACAGGAAAACCATCAGATGCACTCAAAAAAGCAGTTGATATTGTTACAAAACAAAACAAAGCGTTTGTGAACGCATTTACTAAAGCAGTAAAGTAAATAAAGAGTTCTTTATTTTGTTCTTTTTGATATGGATGTAGAAGCATTTATAGTAAAACATCAAACAAGAAGAATAAAACCTTCAAAAGCAGCCGATTTGGAATCCGTTTTACAAAATGGTGGATTAGAAACAGAGGTTGTTGCAGAATTAGGTGTTATTAATGATGCTCTTAGTGAAGTTGTTCGTTATAAAAGCAATGCTAAACGCCATCTCGTTGACTATACCTATACTGATTATTGGATAAATCTTGCATTCAAATTTTTCTCGCATGCAATTGCTGTGCACAACAAACATTTAAGCACAATAGATGTTCAAAATCCAACCTATGCAGAAACATTAGAAAGTAAAGCATGGATTGTGAATACAAAAGCAAATATTTTTTCAAATATGTTTTATTTAGTCCTAAAAGATAAAAACACTAGTCTTAAAAAAAAACTTCATGCAGGGTATCATGCACAAGGCAATAAATATGCTGTTGGACGGATGCTCCAAGCAATAGAACATGCAAAAGCAACAAATATTTTTGATATTGCAACGCGTTTAGCAAAAGATAATTATTTTGTTGCAAAAGTTTTCCACCCCTTTGAAGAAAATCATAATGAACATTATACCTTACCTTTTTGGGGGCATCGATGGCGTCGTTCTGCACAAAATATTATTAAATCAACAGAAATAGGCTGTTCTTTAGAAAGAATATATGCATTTAGAAAATTAGGCGATGCATATTATAATATGAGTATTGATTATGATCCTTCTGCAATAAAAAAAGCAAAAACTAATTATGAAATATTTTTACAAGGAGCACAAGATAAAACAGATCCAGCGTTAGAACAGCAAGTAAAAAAAATTACTCAACGATTGCTAAAAGAAATATATCCTATAACAACACAATACTAGATAAATTAATTTTTTTTCTTAGTAGTTTTAGGAACAGTTTTTTTCCTACTTTTGCGTATAAATTTCTTTTCTTTTGCCACATCCAGTGATTGTGTTGACGTGTGTAAAATGGGCTTAGGATCTTTATGTTTTGCTTCATAAATAGTTCTGGTTGGGAAAGGAATTTCAATTCCTGCTGCTTGTAGCGCGTTATAACTTTCTGTTGTAATTTGATCAATCATCGTAAATTTGTTTTTGTAATCAGAAATATAAAACAAGAAATCAAATTCAAGAGCATATTCACCCATTTTCATAAATCGTGCTTCTCGTTTAGGATATTTAAGTATATCAGTTCGTCCTTTAAGCACACTCAGCAACACTTCTTTTACTTGCGTAACATCGCTTCCATAAGCAACAGAAATTGGAAGAACAACTCGAATAGTGTGTGTTGGTTGCGCATAATTAATAAATCGAGAGTTGGTGAGCATCCCGTTAGGAATAAGTAAATAGTCATTATCGAATGTTTTAATTTTTGTTGAGCGAAGCGTCATTTCTACAACTTCTCCTGCTTCACCTGTTTCTAAACGAATAACATCATGCTTATGTATTGAACCATCTGAAATTAATGCAATACCACCAAAAATGTTTTTCATCGTATCTTGAAAGGCAAAACCTAAAATTACCCCTATAACACCAACTGATGCAAGAAGCGCACCAACCTGCACACCCCACATTTGTAGAACAACCATGATAGCAACAAGGGTAAGTAAAATAGCTGTTAGACTCTTCATTAAGGGCAACATTTCTTCATGAAATTGATCATGTGCTTGAATATCTTCAAGACGAGATTTTCGCCAGAACTCTAAAAGAATGTTTATGATTTTTGTGAAGATATAAGTAATAATAAGTATGATAATAGTGTTCACAATATTTTCAAAAATATCAACACTAGTTATTATTTTTCGCAAAGCAAATTGAAAACCAACTAAAATAATTAGTGCAATAATGGGTGTTTCGATACGCATTACAATACGATTGTCAGCTTTACTTTTTGTTTTCTTAACAATTTTATCAACAACTTTCTTAAAAAATAATACAAGAAGTTCAGCAAAAAGAAGTGCAATAATAAAAATTGCTAACGCATGCCAGTATTTATTACCAACAATAACGTGATAGAACTCTATAAACCACCCCATTTTAAAAAGAAAATGAAGAAGAAGACTTAAAAACATTTATAATTACTCATAAGGAAAGACAAAAATTGTTTTCTTCTTCTAGAACAATAAATCATTTTTACAGTAATCAAACTAAACTAAAACAATAATCTAGCGTAGTCAGAAGAAAAAGAATGAAAATAAAAAAAGAAGTAGTGCACAATATTAAACAGTCTGTACAGGCATGTCTTCTACATCCACATAACCGCCGGCAGGAAACTTATGACGAGCACGAGCAAGAGCTGTTTTTGCTAAAGGAACATCTTTTTTATAACAATGTACTTCTAAAATAGGTTGCCCCTTATGAACTCGAGCAGCAAGACCTACTGCTTTTCCAAAGCTCATCTTCATACCAGTACTCATACGATCAGCCCCCGCACCAGATGCTAAAGGATTATTTCGCAGAATATGATGCGGATAAACTCTAAATTTGAGCTTATAACCCATACGACCTAATTTGGTCTCAAGAAGTCTGTTGGCACTCTTACGAGCAGATTCTAAAGCGTTATGACGCAATTGAATATCAACAGCTGAGTGAAGTCGAACAACCACAGGAAAAGCTGCTTGTAAATTGCCCATTTCCCATTTTACGACCTTATTAGCAGGAACAGCACGAACGAATGCTTTAGACCGATACTTAGATTTTCTTGTATACGGACGCTCTAAACGCCGCCAAGCGCCTGCTCTGATTAGTTTTGCCATGTTGTTTGAGAAATTAACATCCCTTTATAAAGGTTAGCTTAGAAAAGCGTTATCTTAAAAGAAATAAAGAACATAAAATTCGTAAAACAAGCTATTTTAAGAAAGAAAAAAGAACCTTTATAAATGAATTTCCTCTGAAAAAGAACTATATGAGTCTTAAGAAAAAAGTAAATGCATTCGAGGTGCTCAGCGGATTATTTCTACTCTTTAGTTTACTTATCATTATTATCACAGCAGCAATAGGTAATCACAACCTCTTTATCGTTGTTATCGGTTTTTTTCCAACAATTCTTACCATACTCATCTCATTAACCATCCACGAACAATACGCAAAACAGCGCAAAATATTATGGTTTTTACCAATATGTTTACTCGGTGCATTTTATATTATTGGAACAAATAGTCCTAGTGTTGCTAAGCGAATAGATGTCCCTGTATTAATAGGAATCAATTTTATACTTTCCATTTTTTACATAATTATAGTCTATAACGTTTTTAAAAGTCCTATTAACAAAGAAAATAAAACAGAAACAGAAACTACTGTTGAACAAACCATTGAAGACTACGT
This region includes:
- a CDS encoding 50S ribosomal protein L16, with product MAKLIRAGAWRRLERPYTRKSKYRSKAFVRAVPANKVVKWEMGNLQAAFPVVVRLHSAVDIQLRHNALESARKSANRLLETKLGRMGYKLKFRVYPHHILRNNPLASGAGADRMSTGMKMSFGKAVGLAARVHKGQPILEVHCYKKDVPLAKTALARARHKFPAGGYVDVEDMPVQTV
- a CDS encoding mechanosensitive ion channel family protein; translation: MGWFIEFYHVIVGNKYWHALAIFIIALLFAELLVLFFKKVVDKIVKKTKSKADNRIVMRIETPIIALIILVGFQFALRKIITSVDIFENIVNTIIILIITYIFTKIINILLEFWRKSRLEDIQAHDQFHEEMLPLMKSLTAILLTLVAIMVVLQMWGVQVGALLASVGVIGVILGFAFQDTMKNIFGGIALISDGSIHKHDVIRLETGEAGEVVEMTLRSTKIKTFDNDYLLIPNGMLTNSRFINYAQPTHTIRVVLPISVAYGSDVTQVKEVLLSVLKGRTDILKYPKREARFMKMGEYALEFDFLFYISDYKNKFTMIDQITTESYNALQAAGIEIPFPTRTIYEAKHKDPKPILHTSTQSLDVAKEKKFIRKSRKKTVPKTTKKKN
- a CDS encoding DNA-directed RNA polymerase subunit L gives rise to the protein MEIKILEETAKRMVFQLVGSDHTFCNTLKKALLEVSGVSIATYAIEHPQIGIPKFVVETTTGKPSDALKKAVDIVTKQNKAFVNAFTKAVK